A window of the Dictyostelium discoideum AX4 chromosome 4 chromosome, whole genome shotgun sequence genome harbors these coding sequences:
- the ubl5 gene encoding ubiquitin-like protein 5, with the protein MIEVVCNDRLGNKVRVKVNSDDTIGDLKKVLSAQIGIKAEKIRLQKSYSIFKDRNNNNNYNNYNNNNNNYYYYYEIHDGDGLELYYN; encoded by the exons atgattgaagTAGTATGTAATGATCGTTTAGGAAATAAAGTAAGAGTAAAAGTAAA CTCAGATGATACCATTGGAGATTTAAAGAAAGTTTTATCAGCCCAAATTGGGATTAAAGCTGAAAAGATTAGATTACAAAAATCTTATTCAATCTTTAAAGATCGTAA taataataataattataataattataataataataataataattattattattatt atgaaatACACGACGGCGATGGTTTAGAATTGTATTACAACTAA
- a CDS encoding short-chain dehydrogenase/reductase family protein (Similar to SDR), which translates to MEPILNSNTEINTENTQIWYITGCTSGTGLSLAKKLLSLGHKVTGTSRNINKLKELSIFNDKSFLGLQVDITDRKSVQESIEKTIEHFGDITHVINNAGFGLVGSVEEVSEEEDKKLMDALYFGPLNVIRSVLPYFRSKNNGYIFNVSSIAGIKGYPRFGNYSGAKFALVGLTESLAQDVLPFNIKVSCIILGYIATGFQSANDYCKNLIPEYKSREIFGSIMKYTEATVTPGDPDKVADVIVENSTKSELPYNIFIGPLSTFEIAEAKVNEITKQIESQKERNSNILLEK; encoded by the exons atggaaccaattttaaattcaaatactgAAATAAATACTGAAAACACTCAGATTTGGTATATAACAG gtTGTACAAGTGGTACTGGTTTATCATTagcaaagaaattattatcattaggTCATAAAGTGACAGGTACTTcaagaaatattaataaattaaaagaattaagtattttcaatgataaatcatttttaggATTACAAGTCGATATTACAGATAGAAAATCAGTTcaagaatcaattgaaaaaaccaTTGAACATTTTGGAGATATTACACatgtaattaataatgcaGGATTTGGACTTGTAGGATCAGTTGAAGAAGTTtcagaagaagaagataaaaAACTAATGGATGCACTTTACTTTGGTCCTTTAAATGTCATTAGATCAGTTTTACCTTATTTCCGTTCAAAAAACAATGGTTATATATTTAATGTAAGTTCAATTGCTGGTATTAAAGGTTACCCAAGATTTGGTAATTACAGTGGTGCTAAATTCGCATTGGTTGGTTTAACAGAATCATTAGCACAAGATGTTTTaccatttaatattaaagtaTCATGTATAATACTTGGTTATATTGCCACTGGTTTCCAAAGTGCAAATGattattgtaaaaatttaattccaGAATATAAAAGTCGTGAGATATTTGGTTCAATAATGAAATATACAGAAGCAACTGTAACTCCAGGTGATCCAGATAAAGTCGCTGACGTTATTGTTGAAAACTCCACTAAATCAGAATTACcatataatattttcattggtCCACTAAGTACCTTTGAAATTGCTGAAGCTAAAGTTAATGAAATTACTAAACAGATTGAATctcaaaaagaaagaaattcaaacattttattagaaaaataa
- a CDS encoding CAF1 family protein has protein sequence MVTLHTDEIKDVWGYNLDEEMEKIRNLVDDYNYIAMDTEFPGIVTRPVGNFRSTSDYHYQTLRLNVDQLKIIQLGLTFSDSEGNLAKPTCTWQFNFKFSLSEDMYAQDSIDLLSRSGIEFKKNEANGIDILDFGEQLMSSGIVLNDNIKWISFHSGYDFGYLLKSLTCTVLPLDEADFFGSARTYFPCIYDIKYIMKSCKNLKGGLSELADDLDIKRIGPQHQAGSDSLLTSTTFFKMRKMFFENQLDDSKYLNILYGLSSFGPDGTPTNIHTGAGNNPPPQLSNSGSTNYGYSPLSQQNNPNNITNYNSTNPASQNQPTYYNNYPTTPTRYHNSSGPYSPTGNNLSMSQPNTPSKNNSNDYYHKKS, from the exons ATGGTGACTTTACATAcagatgaaattaaagatgtTTGGGGTTATAATTTAGATGAAGAGATGGAAAAGATCAGAAACTTGGTGGATGATTATAATTACATTGCTATGGATACAGAATTCCCAGGTATTGTAACAAGACCCGTTGGTAATTTTAGAAGTACTTCagattatcattatcaaacaTTAAGACTGAATGtagatcaattaaaaatcattcaATTGGGTTTAACCTTTTCAGATTCTGAAGGTAATTTAGCAAAGCCAACTTGTACTTggcaatttaattttaaatttagtttaag tGAAGATATGTATGCACAAGATTCAATAGATTTATTATCAAGAAGTGGTATtgagtttaaaaaaaatgaagcCAATGGCATTGATATTCTAGATTTTGGTGAACAATTAATGTCCTCTGGTATAGTGTTAAATGATAACATAAAATGGATATCTTTTCATAGTGG ATATGATTTTGGTTaccttttaaaatcattaacatGCACAGTATTACCATTGGATGAAGCAGATTTCTTTGGATCAGCAAGAACTTATTTTCCATGTATCtatgatattaaatatataatgaaaagttgtaaaaatttaaaaggtgGTTTAAGTGAATTGGCTGATGATTTAGAT aTTAAAAGAATTGGACCACAACATCAAGCAGGAAGtgattcattattaacaagtacaacattttttaaaatgagaaaaatgttttttgaaaatcaattagaTGATTCcaaatatttgaatattttatatGGATTATCATCTTTTGGACCAGATGGTACACCAACTAATATACACACTGGTGCTGGTAATAATCCTCCACCTCAACTATCGAATAGTGGTTCAACAAACTATGGCTATAGTCCACTatcacaacaaaataatccaaataatataacaaattataattcaacaaatcCAGCATCTCAAAATCAACCAAcctattataataattatccaACTACTCCAACTCGATATCATAATTCCTCTGGTCCATATTCACCAACtggaaataatttatcaatgtCTCAACCTAATACCccttctaaaaataattcaaatgattattatcataaaaaGAGTTAA
- a CDS encoding short-chain dehydrogenase/reductase family protein (Similar to SDR): protein MEPILNSDTQIWYITGCTSGTGLSLAKKLLSLGHKVTGTSRNINKLKELSIFNDKSFLGLQVDITDRKSVQESIEKTIEHFGDITHVINNAGYGIVGSVEEVSEEEDKKLMDALYFGPLNVIRSVLPYFRSKNNGYIFNVSSIAGIKGYPRFGNYSGAKFALVGLTESLAQDVLPFNIKVSCIILGYIATGFQSANDYCKNLIPEYKSREIFGSIMKHIEATETPGDPDKVADVIVENSTKSELPYNIFIGPPSTFEMAEGKVNEITIQIESQKERNSNILLEKK from the exons atggaaccaattttaaattcagaTACTCAAATTTGGTATATAACAG gcTGTACAAGTGGTACTGGTTTATCATTagcaaaaaaattattatcattaggCCATAAAGTTACAGGTACTTcaagaaatattaataaattaaaagaattaagtattttcaatgataaatcatttttaggATTACAAGTCGATATTACAGATAGAAAATCAGTTcaagaatcaattgaaaaaaccaTTGAACATTTTGGAGATATTACACatgtaattaataatgcaGGTTATGGAATTGTAGGATCGGTTGAAGAAGTTTcggaagaagaagataaaaaattaatggatGCCCTTTACTTTG gTCCTTTAAATGTTATTAGATCGGTTTTACCTTATTTCCGTTCAAAAAACAATGGTTATATATTTAATGTAAGTTCAATTGCTGGTATTAAAGGTTACCCAAGATTTGGTAATTACAGTGGTGCTAAATTCGCATTGGTTGGTTTAACAGAATCATTAGCACAAGATGTTTTaccatttaatattaaagtaTCGTGTATAATACTTGGTTATATTGCCACTGGTTTCCAAAGTGCAAATGattattgtaaaaatttaattccaGAATATAAGAGTCGTGAAATATTTGGTTCAATAATGAAACATATTGAAGCAACTGAAACTCCAGGTGATCCAGATAAAGTTGCTGATGTTATTGTTGAAAACTCCACTAAATCAGAATTACCATATAACATTTTCATTGGTCCACCAAGTACCTTTGAAATGGCTGAGGGTAAAGTTAATGAAATTACTATACAAATTGAATctcaaaaagaaagaaattcaaacattttattagaaaaaaaataa
- the kynu gene encoding L-kynurenine hydrolase, with product MDKFFEYIKNQNLSLEDEKLADKLDQLDQLSSIKEEFYFPITKDIATDLSRVKDEDLDKPVIYLTGNSLGLQPKEIEKQLVCNYLNDWRKYGVEGHHKGDHPFIHIDEEIQASLSKIVGALPSEVCPMNSLSTNIHVLLSNFYKPTQTRHKIIIEYGAFPSDLYVTESQIRHNSFNPETSLIKIKPRDGEYTLRTDDIINVLKEHGDSVAVVMLSGIQYFTGQFFDMKKITEVGHEIGAIVGWDLAHAAGNVELSLHDWNVDFACWCTYKYLNSGPGCIAGIFVHSKHTESFNLSTDSRLLGWFGNKLSNRFQKEKEFVAEDGALGFRMSNPSVADCTALRASLSVFEKAGGIKKLAEKSTIITGYLEYLLTHKLKTTDVQIITPSEANQRGSQLSLLIKGIKASQLKVNLSNSGIVCDVRDPDVIRVAPAPLYTSFNDVKYFIQKLNENM from the exons atggataaatTTTTCGAgtatattaaaaatcaaaacctATCACTTGAAGATGAAAAATTAGCAGATAAATTAGACCAATTAGATcaattatcatcaataaaGGAAGAATTTTATTTCCCAATCACTAAAGATATTGCAACAGATTTAAGTAGAGTTAAAGATGAAGATTTAGATAAACCAGTGATTTATTTAACAGGTAATTCATTAGGTCTTCAaccaaaagaaattgaaaaacaattgGTTTGTAATTACCTAAATGACTGGAGAAAGTATGGTGTTGAAGGTCATCACAAAGGTGATCATCCATTCATTCACATTGATGAAGAGATCCAagcatcattatcaaaaatcGTTGGTGCATTACCTTCTGAAGTTTGTCCAATGAATAGTCTTTCAACCAATATTCatgttttattatcaaacTTTTATAAACCAACTCAAACTAGacataaaattattattgaatatGGTGCTTTTCCATCTGATTTa taTGTAACAGAATCACAAATTAGACATAATTCATTTAATCCAGAAAcaagtttaattaaaattaaaccaaGAGATGGTGAATATACATTAAGAACtgatgatattattaatgtaTTGAAGGAACATGGCGATAGTGTTGCAGTTGTAATGTTAAGTGGTATTCAATATTTTACAGGTCAATTCTTTGATATGAAGAAAATCACAGAGGTTGGACATGAAATTGGTGCGATTGTAGGCTGGGATTTAGCACATGCTGCAGGTAATGTCGAATTAAGTTTACACGATTGGAATGTAGATTTCGCATGTTGGTGCAcctataaatatttaaactcTGGTCCAGGCTGTATCGCTGGTATTTTCGTTCACTCAAAGCATACTGAATCATTCAACCTTTCAACTGATTCACGTTTATTAGGTTGGTTTGGTAATAAACTCTCAAACCGTTTCCAAAAAGAGAAAGAATTTGTTGCTGAAGATGGTGCTTTAGGCTTCCGTATGTCAAATCCATCCGTTGCCGATTGCACTGCACTTCGTGCATCCTTAAGCGTTTTTGAAAAAGCTGGTGGTATCAAAAAATTGGCTGAAAAATCTACTATCATCACTGGTTATTTGGAATATCTTTTAACtcataaattaaaaactacTGACGTTCAAATCATTACTCCCTCTGAAGCAAATCAAAGAGGTTCACAATTATCATTACTCATCAAAGGTATTAAAGCCTCTCAATTAAAAGTTAACCTTTCAAATTCTGGTATAGTTTGTGATGTTAGAGATCCTGATGTAATTCGTGTTGCTCCAGCTCCATTATATACTTCTTTTAATGAtgttaaatatttcattcaaaaattaaatgaaaatatgtaa
- the ucpC gene encoding mitochondrial 2-oxoglutarate/malate carrier protein, with the protein MSSFNTQNKNVLQTPIPAPTPQSQLKQFVIGGLAGMLSSAFTHPIDSLKVRMQLQGEGTGVGPKRGALKMLVHINQTEGFFTLYKGLSASLLRQATYTTTRFGLYDLIKDIVAKDDKPLPFTQKIMVGMLSGAGGAIVGTPADLTMVRMQADGKLPFNLRRNYKNVFDGIFRISKEEGIISLWKGCSPNLIRAMFMTAGQVSSYDQTKQLMLASGYFHDDIKTHLIASTTAAFVAAVATSPLDVIKTRIMNSPKTVTGELQYKGTFDCLSKTLRAEGFKAFYKGFNPYFMRLGPQTILTFIFVEQLNILWKKSQSYFK; encoded by the exons ATGTCATCTTTCAATACCCAAAATA aAAATGTATTACAAACACCAATACCAGCACCAACACCACAATCACAATTGAAACAATTTGTTATTGGTGGTTTGGCAGGTATGCTTTCATCAGCATTCACTCATCCAATTGATTCTTTGAAA gtTAGAATGCAATTACAAGGTGAAGGAACAGGTGTTGGCCCAAAAAGAGGAGCATTAAAAATGCTTGTACATATTAATCAAACTGAAGGTTTTTTCACATTATATAAAgg TTTATCAGCATCATTATTAAGACAAGCTACCTATACAACAACTAGATTCGGTTTATATGATCTTATAAAAGACATTGTGGCAAAAGATGata aaccACTTCCATTTACACAAAAAATTATGGTTGGTATGCTTTCAGGAGCAGGCGGAGCT ATTGTTGGTACACCAGCTGATCTTACTATGGTTAGAATGCAAGCAGATGGtaaattaccatttaatTTAAGAAGAAACTATAAAAATGTATTTGATGGAATTTTTAGAATATCAAAAGAAGAAGGTATCATTTCATTATGGAAAGGTTGTAGCCCAAATTTAATTAGAGCAATGTTTATGACAGCTGGTCAAGTTTCATCATATGATCAAACCAAACAATTAATGTTAGCAAGTGGTTATTTCcatgatgatattaaaactCATTTaat tgcAAGTACAACTGCAGCATTTGTAGCAGCAGTTGCAACAAGTCCATTGGATGTAATAAAAACAAGAATTATGAATTCACCAAAAACAGTGACAGGAGAACTCCAATATAAGGGAACTTTTGACTGTTTGTCAAAAACATTACGTGCTGAAGGTTTTAAAGCTTTTTATAAAGGTTTCAATCCATACTTTATGAGACTGGGTCCACAAAcaattttaacttttatttttgttgaacaattaaatatattatggAAAAAATCTCAATCttactttaaataa
- the rps12 gene encoding 40S ribosomal protein S12 — protein sequence MEGDAPVIAANPLEKNTDPMVALQKVIKESLAVQGVARGLHETVKALDKRTARLCVLASNCDEPNFVRLVKALATEHNIPLIEVPDNKALGEWAGLCKLDKDLAARKVVACSTLVIKTFGKESDDYKFLMEYISKQ from the coding sequence ATGGAAGGAGATGCCCCAGTTATTGCCGCTAACCCATTAGAAAAAAACACTGACCCAATGGTTGCCCTCCAAAAGGTTATCAAAGAATCTTTAGCCGTCCAAGGTGTTGCTCGTGGTCTCCATGAAACCGTCAAAGCCCTCGACAAACGTACTGCTCGTTTATGTGTCTTAGCTTCAAACTGTGACGAACCAAACTTTGTTCGTTTAGTTAAAGCCCTCGCCACCGAACACAACATCCCATTAATTGAAGTTCCAGATAACAAAGCTTTAGGTGAATGGGCTGGTCTCTGCAAATTAGACAAAGATCTTGCTGCTCGTAAAGTTGTTGCTTGTTCAACCTTAGTCATCAAGACTTTCGGTAAAGAATCTGACGATTACAAATTCTTAATGGAATACAtttcaaaacaataa
- the atox1 gene encoding copper transport protein: MTYSFFVDMTCGGCSKAVNAILSKIDGVSNIQIDLENKKVSCESSKMGADELLKNIQKTGKKCSIIA; encoded by the exons atgaCT TATTCCTTTTTCGTTGATATGACATGTGGTGGTTGCTCAAAAGCTGTAAATGCCATCTTATCTAAAATTG atggtgtttcaaatattcaaattgaccttgaaaataaaaaagtcaGTTGTGAAAGTTCAAAAATGGGAGcagatgaattattaaagaatattCAAAAAACTGGAAAGAAATGTTCAATTATTGCTTAA
- the tbcC gene encoding tubulin folding cofactor C, with protein sequence MSNNNNNNNNNNDEENSKLDIVKKQFQEKEKQRLQSKLEKREISNKEQIDQSSSNIASETLLLINNLSDDIENRLNEISNNTNENKAEDLKESYNQMEESLSEINSITTMSSHILTSYDVKSILENIDNLRKQIDKSKEKYMPKQKLSLTRKKTKTTTVSTKTTSSKEDTNETFNNNNNNNNDNDNTDNNNNKISTEPIFNLINIKGFKNKELFYPPKKEEEIGNQDINNNNNNNNNNNNNNNNNNNNNNNNNNNNNNSNSINDLFISDLTDCTVILDMKVLTALKINNLVNCKIRANSPIDGSIFIDNCINSIFSLVSRQIRIHYCTDCQFNIFVKSNPIIEGSKQIKFSSYLQNLKQQQQQQQQQEQEKVLSSFDNKRFKEYSFDLESNNIDSDKWKLVNDFDWIQQKQSPNWSLVEY encoded by the exons ATGagcaacaataataataataataataataataatgatgaagaaaataGTAAATTGGACATAGTAAAAAAACAGTTtcaagaaaaagagaaacaGAGATTGCAATCTAAATTAGAAAAGAgagaaatttcaaataaagagCAAATTGATCAATCATCCTCAAATATAGCATCAGAAAcgctattattaataaataatttatctgaTG atattgaaaatagattaaatgaaataagtaataatacaaatgaaaataaggcagaagatttaaaagaaagTTATAATCAAATGGAAGAGAGTTTAAGtgaaatcaattcaatcacAACAATGTCTTCTCATATTTTAACTTCATACGatgttaaatcaattttagaa aACATTGATAATCTAAGGAAACAAATCGATAAATCCAAAGAAAAATATATgccaaaacaaaaattatcattaacaagaaaaaaaacaaaaactacAACAGTTTCAACTAAAACTACATCTTCAAAAGAAGATACTAAtgaaacttttaataataataataataataataatgataatgataatacagataataataataataaaatcagtACTGAACCAATTT ttaatttaattaatataaaaggatttaaaaataaagaattattttatccaccaaaaaaagaagaagagatTGGTAATcaagatattaataataataataataataataataataataataataataataataataataataataataataataataataataataataataataatagtaatagcataaatgatttatttatatcagaTTTAACAGATTGTACAGTTATTTTAGATATGAAAGTATTGACAGcattaaaaatcaataatttagttaattgtaaaattagAGCAAATTCACCAATTGATGGTTCTATATTCATTGATAATTGTATAAAttctatattttcattaGTATCAAGACAAATTAGAATTCATTATTGTACTGATTGtcaatttaatatatttgtaAAGAGTAATCCTATAATTGAGGGttcaaaacaaattaaattctcctcttatttacaaaatttaaaacaacaacaacaacaacaacaacaacaagaacaagaaaaaGTATTATCCTCATTTGAcaataaaagatttaaagaatattcATTCGATTtagaatcaaataatattgattctGATAAATGGAAATTAgttaatgattttgattggattcaacaaaaacaatctCCAAATTGGTCATTAGttgaatattaa
- a CDS encoding Mo25-like family protein, whose translation MNIFFNKKQKTPSELVKSIKESLASMDKSGPNSKSTEKASEEISKCLQEIKKILHGDSEHEPNQEVVAVLSNEICTSDLVQILIKDLNKLEFEAKKDVAQIFNILLRHKNGARSPIVEYIAKNPEILDSLVKGYEQQDIALNCGTMLRECIKHESLAKILIYSPNFWEFFEFVEVSNFDVASDTFATFKEILTKHKTLSAEFLEKNYDQVFEKYTTLLNSQNYVTRRQSIKVNNNSNNNNNNNNNNNNNNNNNNNNNAAILLGELLLDRSNFNIMPLYISSAANLKFMMNLLRDKSKSIQYEAFHVFKVFVANPNKTKPILEILTKNKEKLIAFLSQFHNDKEEDQFSDEKNFLVKQIQAIQG comes from the exons atgaatatcttttttaataaaaaacaaaagacCCCATCAGAATTGGTTAAATCCATTAAAGAAAGCCTTGCTTCAATGGATAAAAGTGGTCCAAACTCTAAATCAACCGAAAAG gcATCAgaagaaatttcaaaatgttTACAAGAgattaaaaagatattacaTGGTGATTCAGAGCATGAACCAAATCAAGAGGTTGTTGCTgtattatcaaatgaaatatGTACCAGTGATTTGGTACAAATCcttattaaagatttaaacaAACTCGAGTTTGAAGCTAAAAAAGATGTAGCtcaaattttcaatattttattaagaCATAAAAATGGTGCTCGTTCACCAATTGTAGAATATATCGCTAAAAATCCAGAAATTTTAGATTCATTAGTTAAAGG ttaCGAACAACAGGATATTGCATTAAATTGTGGTACAATGCTTAGGGAATGTATCAAGCATGAATCATTggctaaaattttaatatattcacCAAACTTTTGGGAGttctttgaatttgttgaagtTTCAAATTTTGATGTTGCTTCTGATACATTTGCCACCTTTAAAGAGATTTTAACAAAACATAAAACACTTAGCGCTGaatttttagaaaagaaTTACGATCAG gtttttgaaaaatatactACTTTATTAAACTCACAAAATTATGTTACAAGAAGACAATCTATCaaggtaaataataatagtaataataataataataataataataataataataataataataataataataataataataatgcagCAATA CTTTTAGGTGAGCTTTTATTAGATcgttcaaattttaatattatgcCGTTTATATATCAGTTCAGCAGCAAACCTTAAATTCATGATGAACCTTTTAAGAGATAAATCAAAGAGTATTCAATATGAAGCATTCCATGTTTTCAAAGTTTTTGTTGCTAACccaaacaaaacaaaaccaaTCCTTGAAATTTTAACTAAAAACAAAGAGAAATTAATAGCTTTCTTATCACAATTCCATAATGATAAAg aGGAAGATCAATTCAGTGACGAAAAGAATTTCTTGGTTAAACAAATTCAAGCTATCCAAggataa
- the krsA gene encoding MST subfamily kinase, producing MSTLNVPKETMSRKDPEKFFTIVEKLGEGSYGSVYKAINISTGIVVAIKKVSVDNDLEDMEKEISFMKQCKSPYIVTYYASFRKENEVWIVMEHCGAGSVCDAMKITDKTLSEDQIAVVSRDVLQGLAYLHSVRKIHRDIKAGNILMNHKGESKLADFGVSGQLSDTMAKRQTVIGTPFWMAPEVIQEIGYDYKADIWSYGITCIEMAESKPPLFNVHPMRVIFMIPNPSRPPPKLTEPEKWSPEFNDFLAKCLTRKPELRPSAEELLKHPFITKAKSHSLLVPLIDEQDIIINEKGREVALGIEQRDEEEEDEDEDSEDSDDNRGTMVRAKPRSMQNSGGEDNDEEYDTGTMVITDNKNSYDTVVFNNDDEDSGTMKLKNTMPSNKKNFVPDYMNQFKKSDDDVTNVPLSDKYSSYSLEELKKMLAELEIEREKEVQKTLEKFSINRQALLAVIDEKKSK from the exons atgtcAACGCTCAATGTACCAAAAGAGACAATGAGTAGAAAAGACCCAGAAAAGTTTTTCACTATTGTTGAGAAATTGGGTGAAGG ttCATATGGTTCAGTATATAAAGCAATTAATATTTCAACAGGAATTGTTGTTGCCATTAAAAAGGTATCAGTCGACAATGATCTTGAAGATATGGAAAAGGAAATCAGCTTTATGAAACAATGTAAGAGTCCATACATTGTAACTTACTATGCAAGCTttagaaaagaaaatgaagtttgg attgtTATGGAACATTGTGGAGCAGGATCAGTATGTGATGCAATGAAAATTACAGATAAGACATTATCAGAGGATCAAATTGCAGTTGTTAGTAGGGATGTTTTACAAGGTTTAGCATATTTACATTCAGTTAGAAAGATTCATAGAGATATTAAAGCAGGTAACATTTTAATGAATCATAAAGGTGAATCGAAATTAGCAGATTTCGGTGTTAGTGGTCAATTATCAGATACAATGGCAAAACGTCAAACTGTAATCGGTACCCCATTTTGGATGGCTCCTGAAGTCATTCAAGAAATTGGTTATGATTATAAA gcAGATATTTGGTCATATGGTATTACATGTATTGAAATGGCAGAATCAAaaccaccattatttaatGTTCATCCAATGAGAGTCATATTTATGATTCCAAATCCATCAAGACCACCACCAAAATTAACAGAACCAGAGAAATGGTCACCAGAATTCAATGACTTTTTAGCAAAATGTTTAACAAGAAAACCAGAATTAAGACCTTCCGCTGaggaattattaaaacatccATTCATTACAAAAGCAAAATCACATTCACTCTTGGTACCATTAATAGATGAACAAGATATAATCATCAATGAAAAAGGTAGAGAAGTCGCTTTAGGTATTGAACAAAgagatgaagaagaggaagatgaagatgaagattcTGAAGATTCTGATGATAATAGa ggAACTATGGTTAGAGCGAAACCAAGATCAATGCAAAATTCAGGTGGtgaagataatgatgaagaataTGATACAGGTACAATGGTTATTACTGATAATAAGAATTCTTATGATACAGttgtatttaataatgatgatgaagatagtggaacaatgaaattaaagaatacaATGCcttcaaataaaaagaattttgtACCAGATTATatgaatcaatttaaaaagagtgatgatgatgtcaCCAATGTTCCTTTAAGTGATAAATACTCTAGTTATTCCTTAGaggaattaaagaaaatgttGGCTGAATTAGAAAttgaaagagaaaaagaagtTCAAAAAACACttgaaaaattttcaattaatcgTCAAGCTTTATTAGCTGTAATTgatgaaaagaaatcaaagtag